Genomic segment of Tachysurus fulvidraco isolate hzauxx_2018 unplaced genomic scaffold, HZAU_PFXX_2.0 HiC_scaffold_45_np12, whole genome shotgun sequence:
ttattattattattattattattattattattattattattattattattattcgaaATAGTCCTTCAGtgcatatgtttttatttagaatgatttaattttcttttatgtcCTTTGCACGTATACAATTATAATTTCCCGTggtttaattaatatattttgcaGTAATGTTATAGTTTATTCGTTTTTTTTACTAACATTTAGTGCGAACCGAGTAAATAAACATTCTATTCAGCTCCATATACTAAATTTTCACAGTTCTGTAAACATAGAAATGATCCCAAAATTTGACgccctgttttattctttactcgGTCTTCCTCAGTTTGTAGTTTATACGtccaatttttaattttctttttaattaaaagtctATTGACTACTTACTTAAACAgcctatatttatataaaacaataaacaaatgttttacgtaataataataataataataataataataataataacaacaacaacaacaacaacaacaacaataataataataataataataataataataataataataataataataataataatgcaagtTTATTTATCAACTCAAGGTTTATTTGAACTGAAATGTAACCTTTGTTGTAGTTAAACGACACGCGACGAGtttttgttgtaaaatatttgaacaCATTCATTAGGATGAATTCATCGAAACCAATCAGGAGCCATTAGACCGGCTGCGTTGCCATGGAAACAACGTGCACAAACATTAATTAAACAGCCTAATTAAAGTGTTGTTGAATAACACAGGGTTGCTGGTGCCCTTACAAATGACATTGCATGGACTAAAGATGTAGGCTGAGAGCTATTGGAACTCACCATTGCATAAGCCAAAGTGTAACTCAATTAAAAAAGGTTATACTTGCTCCAAACAATTAAAAGTTAACATCTTTTCGCCAGATTGTATCCGAGGTCGCTATAATATTTGGACCATTTAGTACGCCAGTATACAGCGTTCTGCTGGACCCTCGTTAAATCTCGCGATGTTACAGTAATGCTGAGACGTAGCCGAAATCTCGCGATATTACATGGAACGTTGCCTAGCAACCATAGTACGTAAACAATCGACGCTTCTTACACAGAGTTGCTGTGAACCGAACTTAGAAACAGCAGCACAATGTCGTTTAAAGGCTTTGTAAGCTGCAATAGCAAAATATCAAAGGTGGATAAAGACTTTTATGACTTAAAGAACAAAGCAGCGGAGTTTTACAGAGCAAACGGAGTGCCGGAGAAACTAGAAACTGTTTTAAATCAGATGTTTTTGTCGAAGCCGAATGATGTTTATGGATATCTGGTATGGAAATCTATTAGCCTTAGATAATTAAGTTATGcaataaataagacattttaatcataatgaaacctaattaaaataattgcaGGTCATTAAATTGCCTAGTAATGGACTGATGGTTcacatgaaactttttttttccaatcaattttttttttcaatcaattATTTTTAACCCTAGAAACTCTGTTATCTAGTTGTAGTTTCAAGAAAATGTTTGTGAACCtaattaaatgcatttatatCAGTtcttaaatgaacacaatgacaaAAAGCTCTGTGGTGTTTATACCTGTAAATCCTCCTTTATCACCAGTAACGTGTCCCAAACCTTTTCTGTAGTTGTTGTAGTTTCCAGATAGAATTTTTCCTTTAGACAAATCTCTTCCTGTATATAGTGTAAGGTCTGGTATTTCATGGATAAACATGCCGCTTCTAGTCTTCCTACAGTATATCTGTTGGCTCATGTTAGGGACATTTTGGACACAAAACAATCTTCTTCCATTTGTTGTTCTAGGCTATACAAGGCCTTTCTTCATTTGGACTGatctgtgtttatactgtactttTTGTCAGGCAAACTACTTTTCTagcctctcacacacacctgtgatcAGTGCAGTAGTGGGCAGAGAGGTGTATGATGCCAGGGGAGAAGCAGCATTGCAGGTGGAGGTTTACTGCATCGTCAGGAATGAAGAGAAGGTAGGCTGAAAATCAGTGAGATGAGTGATGAGATTTCTCTGTGTAGGTGTTTTCACATGTCTTGTAAGAATATGAATATGataaagcaaatgtttttttctgctttaaaaaaatattaacaatccCATTGACATGTACAAGTTTCAAGCCTTCTGTACTCCAAACGTACCTGGTCCGGCTCATGTAGAGATCGCTTTATGCTGTTGTTCTATAGTTGTATATGCTTGTGCTCTAGCAtgggtgttaatgctgctgtactggtgctctagcatgggtgttaatgctgctgtactggtgctctagcatgggtgttaatgctgctgtactggtgctctagcatgggtgttaatgctgctgtactggtgctctagcatgggtgttaatgctgctgtactggtgctctagcattggtgttaatgctcctgtactggtgctcaagcatgggtgttaatgctgctgtactggtgctccagcattggtgttaatgcttctgtactggtgctcaagcattggtgttaatgctgctgtactggtgctcaagcattggtgttaatgctgctataATGTTGctcaagcattggtgttaatgctactgtactggtgctcaagcattggtgttaatgctgctgtactggtgctctagcattggtgttaatgctgctgtagtggtgctcaagcattggtgttattgctgctgtactggtgctcaagcattggtgttaatgctgctgtactggtgctcaagcattggtgttaatgctgctgtactggtgctcaagcattggtgttaatgctgctgtactggtgctcaagcattggtgttaatgctgctgtactggtgctcaagcattggtgttaatgctgctgtactggtgctctagctttggtgttaatgctgctgtactggtgctcaagcattggtgttaatgctgctgtactggtgctctagcattggtgttaattctgctgtactggtgccctagcattggtgttaatgctgctgtactggtgctctagctttggtgttaatgctgctgtactggtgctcaagcattggtgttaatgctgctgtactggtgctctagcattggtgttaatgctgctgtactggtgctctagcattggtgttaatgctgctgtactggtgctccagcattggtgttaatgctgctgtactggtgctctagcattggtgttaatgctgctgtactggtgctctagcattggtgttaatacTGCTGTATTGGTTCtttagcattggtgttaatgctgctgtactggtgctctagcattggtgttaatacTGCTGTATTGGTTCtttagcattggtgttaatgctgctgtactggtgctctagctttggtgttaatgctgctgtactggtgctcaagcattggtgttaatgctgctataCTGTTGctcaagcattggtgttaatgctgctgtactggtgctcaagCATTGATGTTAATTCTGTTGAAGTTCAGTGGTTCTCCAAAAGAGGAGACCCGACTTAactcatgtttgtttgtttctatgatCTGAATCTGGTGCGTTTATTTGCAACAGAATGACATTTCAGAAAGAAACCAGTGAAATAAACTGCTGTGTGTCACATGTGGTATATACACAGAGAGAAGATGATACGCTGTGTTGAGTGGTAGTGACGAGTGAAACAGCAGTGAGATGGAACACTCAGATAACAATGTGTTCCTGTTTGTGGTCAAAGAAGCTTATTTTTGCATCTCTTAACTCTCTGTTATTCTGTGTAATTTAGTTAGTCTGTAATGCAGTGGTTTCTGGTGTGGATGGAGATGTCACTGGGGCATGGAATGCGGTTGCCAATGGTAACCATCAAGCGTCTGTAGAGGTAGCGTTGGAGTGGATCAGAGATCAGCTGTGCCCCATGTTGCATGGATCTAACCCCACCCAACAAATACACCTGGACAAACAACTcaggtagacacacacacgtggacaCGCACAGAAAGTTTGTCAGTAATAATTAtgctaaattgtgtgtgtatgtgtgtgtgtgttgcagcgaTTTCTACATGGCTCGTTACCTTGAAGACCAAGATCGCCGTaacagagaaaagaaagctGAGGAAGAAGAAACAATTGAACCAACACCTGACACCAACACCGTTCAAGCACCAGATTCAAGCAAAGGCAAGAAGGAAGCACAGAAAGGTAGAGTGaagattatatttaaaaactCTTGTATCTAGTAACTAACATCCTggagcattggtgttaatgctgttgtattgttgttgatgctctagcattggtgttaatgctgttgtattgttgttgatgctctagcattggtgttaatgctgttgTATTGGTGCgctagcattggtgttaatgctgctgtgtTGGTGCACTAGCATCGGTGTAAATGCTGTTGTATTGTTGTTGATGCTCtggcattggtgttaatgctgttgTGTTGGTGCTCTTCcactggtgttaatgctgctgtgtTGGTGCTctagcatttattttaatgctgcTGTGTTGGTGCTCGAGCATTTTTGTAATGCTGTTGTGTCGGTGCGCTAGCATATTTTTAATGCTGTTGAGTTGGTGGTCTACCATTTGTGTTAATGCTGTTGGGTTGGTGGTCTatcattggtgttaatgctgttgGGTTGGTGCCCtggcattggtgttaatgctgttgGGTTGGTGCCCtggcattggtgttaatgctgttgGGTTGGTGCCCtggcattggtgttaatgctgttgGGTTGGTGCCCtggcattggtgttaatgctgttgTACTGGTGCTGTAgctttggtgttaatgctgttgTGTTGCTGTTGATGCTGCAGTATTAATGTGGATGTTCTACTGTTTGTATGGATGTTATGTAGGTAAGAAAGGCAGCGCCCCAGAGAAGCCGCTACCTCCTCCTGAGAAACCGGAGCCAATGTTGCCAGGGGCGATGGCAGTCGGTGCTCTGTCTATGGCACTAGCCAAATCTGCAGCGAGCCTCACAGCCACCCCCCTATACAAACACATCCTCACTCTGAGAGACCATCAggttaacacaacacacacacacacacacacacacacacacacacacacacacacacacacgcacacacacaaatacacatttacagaattaTTAGCAAGGTTTTAATCAACATACAAAACCAAAGGAGAGAAAACTCTAGGTGCTCGATGTGAGATTAGTTAGCATAAAAATGCTGATTGTTTATACATTCCTACTTCCACCTTACTCCCCTTTTCTCTTATTCTTTTTATCTCCACACCTCTGCTGTGATTGtattctcttcttctcttttctgtGGATCTTTCTCAGGCTGGAAGAGTGTTCCTGCCCATGCCGCTTGTGTCCGTGTTGAGCTGTGGGAAAGCGTCAGCCGGAAAGCTCAACCTGCTAGAGGAGGTTATCCTGCTGCCTACTGTACCACACAGAACCAGAGagttacatacacacacacacacacacacacacacacacacacacacacacacacacacacacactacacacctccattattagttttgattttattagtacttttttttagttaagATCATATTACCTTTttgagtgttttcttttttcgattcaatatattttattttatttttagttgtaGTTATGTTCCTTACATGTTCCCTTGTATTTGACTAACTGACTCATTAGAGTGGGGTAAACTAAAAGCAGAAAGCACTGCAttccagagaaataaagtgATCCTTCACAAccagtcataataataataataataataattattattattattattattattattattattattattattattattattatcagccATGATTCATGGCAATCCTGAGTTTGACCTTAAACTTTGCTTCCATTCATGAAACCCATGAatatgtaaacagtgtgtgtaaataccTCAAGGAAACATTAAATGCTGTACCGCatactgtattttatgtatCTAAACGTGCCCAGATCATCAGGATGTGCCGTGATGTGCAGAGAGAGATAAGGAGGATAGCTACAGCGGGGAAGTCAGAGGTGAGCTTTCAGTTTTCAAACTCGGATCATCATCGCATGTAAAAGTCCTATATAAAAAGCTTCAAGAAAATACCAggcatgaataaatgaactgaatatCAATGGGTTGCAGTGTAATATCAGAATAATATCAGTCTCTcttactgtttctctctcttcctctctttttgtCTCAGTCTGTGTCAGTGGGGCTTTCAGAAAGTGGCGCTATTCAGCTCGGGCTGGAACGCCCCGAACAAGCTCTCGATCTGTTGATGGAGGCGTGCACAAACCTGGGCCTGCCGATCGGCACGGAGCTCCGGCTGGTGATAAACTGCTCTGCTCATGTACTCATGGACTATGTGAGTGGACACAAGGTCAAAGTTCAACCTCAGTTAAAACAAAGAGGAATggttaatgagaaataaaacgaAAACGCAGACCAGTCACCAAGACTCTCAACTGCTACGTCAATGTCAGCAAGTTTTACATCATTATTACTGAGTAAAGCATTTGTGATGAAGCTCTGCTGCAGAAGGGTCACTTAGTTCAACACTAATCAAACACACCCTTTCTTCAAATTACTGGCAACAAGAAGTATATAAAACTCAGTGGGCTGATCTTTTGAGCTGAAACATCTAGAAACGATTTGCAGCTTTATCTTAACACTCGAGTATTCTCGGATCACAAAAGTGTCGATTTATTAAACAGCATCACTGACAACAGAGCAAGTGATCATACAAATCACAGCTTAATTCACGTGCTTGTTATAATACAGTGTTGTTTTCTATAGTAAAGTCCTAAACCACATGTCACCATGTTTCCCACCAGAGGAAAGTCTTATGTTGAGTGTAGATTTATGGCTTTAGATCATACTAATTTGCatctaatttgcataaaatgataaaaaaataaaagtagccAATTAATTTGTCACGTTTCAGTATGAATGGTTGTACTTCAGGTTTCTAaggtttttaaatgtatttcataTGACCAAATCTCTGATTAACTCAATAAAACTTCTAATTTGTGTTCCACAGTCCAAAGGAAAGTATGAAGTAATGTCAGGGACTCTGAAGTCTCCAGATGAGCTGGTGGAAATGTTTGTGGGTTTGATCAGTAAATATCCAGCTATCGTCGCCCTTGTTGACGCCTTCAGGAAAGAGGTGAGAAAGCAGCTTCACTTTCACTCTCTGCATcatctatacacactgataGATTGTGTCTGCTTTCTCAAATGCTTTGTAGCAAGAATATCACCAGATACGCTATGAGAAGGAATGGGTGTAATATGGTGTGCTTTGGCAACCTAAGATTAGGGTCAGAAAACACTTCATAACAAAACcccataacaaaaaaaaagtcgaagcttgtctgatttttttttctttttaattatcaaTAACTGGCAACCTAGAGTTAAGATGACATGATAATGTATAAGTCTCTAAAGAATACAATCTGGcaactcttttcttttttttctgtacaggATGTGGAACAGTGGCAGAAGCTGAGCTCTATTATTGGCCAGTCTTGTTACTTAATAGCAGATGCAGCATACAGACCCTGCCTTTGCTCGAATGAGGGTAAGCCCCGTCCCCCAGGAGTCACATGGGTCACAGTTAGGCACAGAAGTGAGATGACCCTTACCGACCTAATCCATGCTGtcacagagcaaacaggtagccattatttttgttttcaaatcACAGCACACTCCAAGCATTTCTCTGATCATGTAGAAGAGCTACCAACTGCATTACAACACTGCACGAGTGAGATATTGGCCTTGACAAAGAAAAactgtttattaatgtgtggCAGTACACGATGCGTTTATTTAGTGACTGCCTCATCAGGGCCATTGAGGTTTACCCCAGGCTACTCTTGTCTTTACACTTTATAATAGAAAAGAATTAGAAACTAGCACAACAGAAATAATAAGTGTATAAGTGGAATTCAGGAGCTCTGCTAACAGCATtgaaatgaaaaggaaataaaatgggaCGTAGGCATCTTTACTGTGAATGAAAACATGCCAGATGAAAGGCATAATAGGTATAAAATAgataatagatttaaaaaaagaatcagaTTTGACTCCCTGTTTAATATAAAGAGCGACACACAATGTgcacacgtatacacactcaACAGCAGCTGTTAAACAGCCCACATTTACTGAGCTAAACACACATGACTTGCATATCCACGGGATGAATAACTCTCATGGCCACTGCACTGGGAgcgagacagtgagagaaagagacatgtagagaaagagaagatcctTTAAATTAGCTCATTGAAAAGCTTATGAAggacatcagagagagagagagagagagacagagagagagagagagagagagagagagagagagagagagagagagagttattgaGTGCATTACACAAAGACCTTCATCTTAACGTGTCACACagagaacatactgtatacatgtatgtGATTACTGGCTACAataagtctcacacacacacacacacacacacacacacacacacacacacacacacacacacacacacacacacacacacacacacacacacacacacacacacacacacacacacacacacacacacacatacattctcaAAATAAACCCTGTACCTCAATGAAAGAGAAACACACCAGTGTTCAATTCAATCTGACTTAAATGTCATAAAACTCTAAGTTATGGCCTAGAGGTACACAATTGTCTTGGGTGTATAAGCAAAAGCTTTCAGGCGGAATTTTACAGAAAACCGGAATTTTACATAtttagagagagattgagagaaagaaaaaagagagagtaagagaaaagagagggagaagagagagagagagtgagaatgaggagagagagagagagagagagagagagagagagagagagagagaataagagagagggAAATTTTGCCCTGATGTTTTCAAATTTCATATAAAAcattgatattaataatatgaCACCAAagtttgggtttatttatttgaagttATCTTCTTTGTACacatatattgtgtgtgtgtgtgtgtgtgtgtgtgtgtgtgtgtgtgtgtgtgtgtgtgtgtgtgtgtgtgtgtgtgtgtgtgtgtgtgtgaagaagaaGAGACCATTCTAGCCATGAGCTGTGAGGAGATTGGTGATGACTCCATGATAGATGTGGTGAGGAAATATCTCAGACATTATCTCTAATTTAAGGTTTTGTCAGCATTTGCATTGCTTGtaaataaactctgtgtgtttgtgtgtgtgtgtgtgtgtgtgtgtgtgtgtgtgtgtgtgtgtgtgtgtgtgtgtgtgtgtgtgtgtctgtgtctgttcgttcgtgtgcatgcatgtgtgtgtaggctgtAGGTCTGGGTGTATCCTTCATTAAGCTGGGTGGGCTGACTGGAGGTGGGAGGATGAACAAATACAACCGTTTACACAGGATAGAGCAAGAGCTGGAGGAACAGGGCACTCTGGGtaagaaaatctctctctctctctctctctctctctctctctcagactcacacacagttaGTACTGTACATTAACACGTGGAAGTATGTTTTACCACTGACACCCTTCTGAATGAACAGTGCATTCTCTCAGTGGGTGCCTGTCTAATGTGCGGAGGCAAGTAGTTCCATAGCCCAGGGGCAGTAACAGAGAAGGCACGGTCCCCTCAAAGAGCTTCCTCTCTGATTTCCGGGTGTCAAGTAGCATATGATCAGTTGACCTGAGTGAGCAGGCAGGAATGTAGGGGTGAAGCAGTTCAGTGATGTACGACAGGATGAGGccaattaaagattaaaaaaataaataaaggaactTTACAATAAACAAGCCAGGATGGCATGGCATAACAAAGGCATGGATTACCATCTCATTTTTTGCCTGGGTACCAGAGGCCTTATTTTTTACCAATCCCCTTAGATGAAAGAAACTAGACTTCACCACTGCTCCAAATTGGCTGTACAATTTAAGATCCATGACCGTTTACAAATGGAGATTAGTTATCGTTGGTCTAAGACATAGGTGTCAAACTCAAGACCCGTGGGCCACATCCGGCCCGGCGTGCAATTATATTTGGCCAGCGAGATCATTTTATATAgatctattattattgttattaatgacCCGGCGATGTGAAGCGCTGataacacacaaactacagatCCCATAATGCAGCGCAACAGCTGCCTCGCCGAACGATAGGTCGATTAAGTCAAGCGTCTGTTGCTGTATACAACCCTACTGTAAAGAcaaagctagcccctaacaatggagaaaagaaaagttgaTTCTGAAAACCGAGCCTTTCAAAACCGATGGGAGGCTGAGTTTATGTTTATTGACATTACCGGTAAACCTGtgtgtcttattattattttttgccttAAAAGCacaaattgtatttatatttccaGTGTTTTTTGAACCATGTTCATATATTGAATTTGTATGATTTTGACAGGAGATATTTTTATGAAGAGccaaatatttaaagtttaagcttattttttataaaatggcacaagagcaaagaaaatttaatgttttgatttgttatttttacttttgcggaaaagcataattttttttgcgGCATGTTTATACTTTTTGACAAGGGATATTTTGGTGGAGAGCAAAGTATTTTAAGTTATACAAAGTTTAAGTTTACTACTGCCTTGTTATCATTAATTTGTAGGAAGTTCAACGCCATCCAAGCTTTATTGTCATCAAGACATGAGAAACCCTTTACCGGCTTTACCGGTATATAGATCTGCATAGCAATGGAAGGAGGTCCCATGGTGCCTGAGGATAAATCCCAGAAGAAGCAAATAAATTAAGAAGAGTAAGGCCCTAGAATCGAGCCCTGTGGAACCCCATAGGACAAAAGAGCAATGGATGATTCAATACGAGCAAGACCcacaaaaaaattctgtttgttAAATAGGACCGAAACCACTCTAAAACAGGGCCAAGAATACCCACAATTTGATCTAGATGAGATATTAGAATGTGGTGGACAACTGTGTCAAAAGCAGCAGTTAAGTCTAGAAGGACAAGGATCACAAAGTCACCAGCATCAGATGCAATGAGGATGTCATTAAAAACCAAAAGCTGACTCTGTGCTGCGCAATGTTTTAAAACCGGATCGGAAAACCCCCAGGATGTCGTGTTCATCCAAAAAAGATTTCAGTTGTAAATTAGACAGCTGAAGATAGCTAGCACAGTGTGTCCGAGACCAGGTTTCTTAAAATGTGGTTGTACAATTGCTTGTTAAAGATGTCCTATGTCCAAATGTCCTATACAAGGACCTCTTTCCCTCTTACATCTTCCTTACATCTtcatgacttttatttttaactattctcttattatattatattattaccttttacaaaaaaaaaaaaaaaaaaaaagacatgcaccGGGCCATCTATCTTTTCTAATCAAGTCTCTAGTCAGAATGAAGGGAGGAGGAGATACATGAGCAAACAACATAACGGAGAAGTGa
This window contains:
- the LOC125140402 gene encoding enolase 4-like isoform X1, with the translated sequence MSFKGFVSCNSKISKVDKDFYDLKNKAAEFYRANGVPEKLETVLNQMFLSKPNDVYGYLANYFSSLSHTPVISAVVGREVYDARGEAALQVEVYCIVRNEEKLVCNAVVSGVDGDVTGAWNAVANGNHQASVEVALEWIRDQLCPMLHGSNPTQQIHLDKQLSDFYMARYLEDQDRRNREKKAEEEETIEPTPDTNTVQAPDSSKGKKEAQKGKKGSAPEKPLPPPEKPEPMLPGAMAVGALSMALAKSAASLTATPLYKHILTLRDHQAGRVFLPMPLVSVLSCGKASAGKLNLLEEVILLPTVPHRTREIIRMCRDVQREIRRIATAGKSESVSVGLSESGAIQLGLERPEQALDLLMEACTNLGLPIGTELRLVINCSAHVLMDYSKGKYEVMSGTLKSPDELVEMFVGLISKYPAIVALVDAFRKEDVEQWQKLSSIIGQSCYLIADAAYRPCLCSNEGKPRPPGVTWVTVRHRSEMTLTDLIHAVTEQTEEETILAMSCEEIGDDSMIDVAVGLGVSFIKLGGLTGGGRMNKYNRLHRIEQELEEQGTLAGMRKVKLPCESRPEQELTPTEQAT
- the LOC125140402 gene encoding enolase 4-like isoform X3, with product MSFKGFVSCNSKISKVDKDFYDLKNKAAEFYRANGVPEKLETVLNQMFLSKPNDVYGYLANYFSSLSHTPVISAVVGREVYDARGEAALQVEVYCIVRNEEKLVCNAVVSGVDGDVTGAWNAVANGNHQASVEVALEWIRDQLCPMLHGSNPTQQIHLDKQLSDFYMARYLEDQDRRNREKKAEEEETIEPTPDTNTVQAPDSSKGKKEAQKGKKGSAPEKPLPPPEKPEPMLPGAMAVGALSMALAKSAASLTATPLYKHILTLRDHQAGRVFLPMPLVSVLSCGKASAGKLNLLEEVILLPTVPHRTREIIRMCRDVQREIRRIATAGKSESVSVGLSESGAIQLGLERPEQALDLLMEACTNLGLPIGTELRLVINCSAHVLMDYSKGKYEVMSGTLKSPDELVEMFVGLISKYPAIVALVDAFRKEDVEQWQKLSSIIGQSCYLIADAAYRPCLCSNEGKPRPPGVTWVTVRHRSEMTLTDLIHAVTEQTEEETILAMSCEEIGDDSMIDVAVGLGVSFIKLGGLTGGGRMNKYNRLHRIEQELEEQGTLGMRKVKLPCESRPEQELTPTEQAT
- the LOC125140402 gene encoding enolase 4-like isoform X2; protein product: MSFKGFVSCNSKISKVDKDFYDLKNKAAEFYRANGVPEKLETVLNQMFLSKPNDVYGYLANYFSSLSHTPVISAVVGREVYDARGEAALQVEVYCIVRNEEKLVCNAVVSGVDGDVTGAWNAVANGNHQASVEVALEWIRDQLCPMLHGSNPTQQIHLDKQLSDFYMARYLEDQDRRNREKKAEEEETIEPTPDTNTVQAPDSSKGKKEAQKGKKGSAPEKPLPPPEKPEPMLPGAMAVGALSMALAKSAASLTATPLYKHILTLRDHQAGRVFLPMPLVSVLSCGKASAGKLNLLEEVILLPTVPHRTREIIRMCRDVQREIRRIATAGKSESVSVGLSESGAIQLGLERPEQALDLLMEACTNLGLPIGTELRLVINCSAHVLMDYSKGKYEVMSGTLKSPDELVEMFVGLISKYPAIVALVDAFRKEDVEQWQKLSSIIGQSCYLIADAAYRPCLCSNEGKPRPPGVTWVTVRHRSEMTLTDLIHAVTEQTEETILAMSCEEIGDDSMIDVAVGLGVSFIKLGGLTGGGRMNKYNRLHRIEQELEEQGTLAGMRKVKLPCESRPEQELTPTEQAT